The DNA sequence ACTTGtaaaaaattctactaaatTCATCAGAAAATCCTCAACCATTCTTGCTCTAGGTAGTTTTTGCAAACAGATGGTATTGCACACTTATCTTCAGGATCCACGTTGATTAATTTCGTGGAGGTTCTTTAAATATAGGCAGAAATAAATTACCTGGGGCAGCTGCATCATCCAAATCTAGTGAAATTGGTTGGTTACTGCTTGGAAGATGACCACCGGCTTCTGGTATATGAATTTATGGCCCGTGGTAGCTTGGAGAATCATCTTTTTAGGAGTGAGTAATTTATATATCCTTCTGCATTATTTACTTCTTGGATTTTAAATGTACTTACATTGTTTAGGATCTTAAACATACCTGTTAACATCATAATCAAGAATCTTAAGCATCTTGTAATAGGGTCTTCTTATGTTCAACCACTTTCTTGGAGCCACCGCATGAAGATCGCACTAGGTGCTGCTAAGGGCATAGCGTTTCTTCACAGTGACAAAGTGCAAGTGATCTATCGAGATGTCAAATCTTCTAACATCCTGCTAGACAGTGTACGTTAAACCTGTTCAAATTGTTAAACTTCTATGGCTTCTGGAGGATTTTAGTTGAACATGCTCTcaccatttattcattataaatGACAGAACTATAATGTGAAACTGTCCGATTTTGGGTTGGCCAAGGATGGTCCAACAGGCGACAAAAGCCATGTCTCTACAAGGGTTATGGGGACCTATGGGTATGCAGCGCCCGAGTATATGGCTACAGGTACCTTAAAATTTACAGCATATATCAGGTTCACCTATAGTTTAAAAGCCTGAACTATTGCCATAAGGTTTACCTGTTGTCCTCCAATATCATTGCCAGAAACAATGACTTCAtcacttgtttcttttttactgGTCGTAAATACCATCTGCAAAAATTTGGTAACCCACCATTGAACCTGCAACtgtatttgtttatttctaTACATGCTTCTAATGCCAAATCTTGAAACCAGAAAGTAAAAGAACTTTACATTTTCATCCAAACTTGTCTTTTCAAGGAACTTGCCCATTTTAATTGGTTAGAACCCGTCGCATTTTAAGAACCGGCAAGTATTCTCACTCTTACTCTGTTTATAGCCTTGTAAAGTCAAGTCCTCCATCAATCCAACTCCACAAACCTCTCTTTCTCGCTCTGCACCACATGTTTGTAATGTTTGGGTTTCCAAACATAGCCTTTAATATGGTACCTGCTGAATGGATTATAGATCCCTTGATGAATGCCGCATTTTACCAAACACTTTTCTGTATTGGGATCTGATACTATGTTCATCCTCTTCTTATGAAGGTCATTTAACTAGCAAAAGTGACGTATACAGTTTTGGGGTTGTTCTCCTAGAAATATTATCTGGCAAACGAGCAATGGACAAGAACAGGCCAGGTAGAGAACACAATCTAGTTAATTGGGCCAAGCCTTACCTTACCAGCAAACGAAAAGTTTTCGAAGTGTTTGATGCTCGTATCCAAGGCCAGTATTCATTCTCTGCAGCACTGAAAGCAGCCAACCTTGCAA is a window from the Juglans regia cultivar Chandler chromosome 7, Walnut 2.0, whole genome shotgun sequence genome containing:
- the LOC108986372 gene encoding receptor-like cytoplasmic kinase 176; its protein translation is MGSCFSVRIKAESPLHNDVNSTYGNKEGNDLSSTSSKASPVSVPTTPRTEGEILQSSNLRSFSFNELKTATRNFRPDSVLGEGGFGCVFKGWIDERLFTAAKPGTGMVIAVKRLNQEGFQGHQEWLAEINYLGQLHHPNLVKLVGYCLEDDHRLLVYEFMARGSLENHLFRRSSYVQPLSWSHRMKIALGAAKGIAFLHSDKVQVIYRDVKSSNILLDSNYNVKLSDFGLAKDGPTGDKSHVSTRVMGTYGYAAPEYMATGHLTSKSDVYSFGVVLLEILSGKRAMDKNRPGREHNLVNWAKPYLTSKRKVFEVFDARIQGQYSFSAALKAANLANQCLSVEPKFRPNMVEVVRILEQLHDSNDVGCSQNEHHRISTRKSTGSGPNSKHRRMSADEACNEKATSYPRPSTSRLHI